The following is a genomic window from Calliphora vicina chromosome 5, idCalVici1.1, whole genome shotgun sequence.
ttttaaatactgttattaaataatttttgttgtattatCATAGCCTTATACATAGAGATAAATAATGTGTATTACCCGAATATATTCCtgctacatatgtatatttataatcTATAATCAAATGATTGTATGTAcaatactttttgtttaaacaaggAATTGcttttagttaatttaattagttcaacaaaataataatcacaattacaattacatacaGCCTAGTTATAGTATTATTAATGTAAGTATGCAATTGACGGTAAGTACAAAACCACCTGACTAACAATTTACATCTTCAATTTCCATCATTAAAATTGAGCCAATCGGTGCTGAAAAATCGATTATGTGTCTGATACAGAAATACTACGAAAaccaatttccaatttttgtaagaaaatcactctattttcaaataatttgttagtgtttttcattaaaaaatttaaaaatagtttcatGTTTCTGAATCAAGCCCtagaaccatagagaataggcattgagcggaaactctcctgccaaagacctaactcagttgtcagaaacctaagtggtgagaatgtattagtagaaaaaactatatgaaaacaaaacaagtaagagagctatattcggctgtgctgaatcttatatacccttcaccaaattatacttcaaaatacaaattttaaatatttctaggtaaataaaatttattttttggaacaaaaattttttgaaattgttattttaaaataattttttttttaaatttaaaatttttttttttaaatttaaaaattttttttttttaaattttaaattttttttcgttttttaaattttttttttgtgaaaaaaaattttcgggttaaaaaatatttttttccgattttgacccattgtaggtccaacttactatggtcttatatgaaatatctatcattagatatccatattgtctctattaatgacttagtaatgcagatatatgtaggttaaaaataggtcaaaagtcgaggttgtcctggttttttcttcatatctcagccatttgtggaccgattttgctgattttaaataggaaacttctcgaaagcatttctgacataattattgaagatttggatcccgaagatatctggggtcttcagaaaattaatttcaacagacagacggatagacagacttatacccttctcacgaaggtgaagggtataaaaaacgcTCGTATGTgcgattattttgagtaatttttttgtttgagtttttttctagtttccgctctatgtttctctatgtctAGAACCATAGATTAATACACATAGATTGAAAACTCTTCTTTCAAAGACCTAAATCAGTTcgaaaacctaagtggtgaatatgtatttgtaaaaatactATGTGAAAACGTTTAGTAAATTctgtaaccttatatcttctaaactaataaagaaacaaaaaatcttaaaattgcgtttggtactttttcgaaatttgaTCCTTTTAGGGGAGAACCCTATGTATCCCTTAAAccaataaatatagaaataaattttaagtcgTTTTCTTTACTTctcaaaaaataagaaatatcaatgtggtactttttggaaattcaaacccttaagggataaaaattgtttttatttttggtacttttttcttaaaatatgttttttttataaattgatatAGACGTATGAATATTTACAATGAGCTccagaaatttatttcaataaaattttactaccgcaatggggataaaaaaggtacaaaaaaatggggaaaacgggaaaatacattttatttgaaatttttaacgattcatacaaaaattaactaactgagTATTATTTGGAACTCAAGTGCCAAGTCCGTTTAAACAATGGGATTAAAAAAGGTACcgaatggggataaaaaagttGCCAAGTCCGGGTAAACAGttgagtactttttttaaacatatttttcatgaGCACATTAACACTGAATTAATCGTTAGatacatgtctgtagcatacatttttttgggcaaaatggagtatttttaaatttcaaacatgaggggtgttcaaggaggtaAAGGGAATTttgtacttttctcctaatggtacttttatttaatattttaaattatttaactcaTCGACATTAAAgatagctgatatgtatttgagtgaagtagAGTTAGGAATAGGGTATACTATTTAGGtatcaaaattcaacaaaaacaataattcattttaattatacttcAGTTAAAACAAGTCTTTTTAACTTAACCTAATTTACATAAACGTAGCGTGGCGGTCCTTTACACATCCTAAAGGGGAAATGGCGGTGAATTTTGTCCATCAGTGTATATGGTTCTAAGTGAATAAGAATCCAAAttaagtttaacaaattttaaaaaactggaaaataaaaatttaaaaaaaatttatatcgccATACTTTTGAATAGgttatcctacgaagacaaaaatttCTAGAAGGGCGACGGTCAAAATTTGGAGACCTCTGTGGTTATgcaaatgtcttataaataagTAATTATATATCAGATTCTAAATAAGTTATTATTCgtctacttctaagtaatgacATCGGTATGTGGAAGACGATCATGTTATTCATTAATTCCAAGTTACAGAGTTTTTgctgggaatttttttaatttattataatgaaaataaaaatattttacaaatgtatTCAATGATATTTAAGTATGTACAAAAGAAATAGcttaacttaataaaaaaaagctgtCTAAATAATTTCCAATAACTATTTTATTGCACCCTTTAACTTTGCACAGTTGTTGTGGTATCCTTGACAATAGCACCTTCGGGTAATTCACGTACTAAAGACAATAACTTTTCCAGTTTTTGAATTTGTAAAGTAGTTTGATCCAAATACATTTGCTTTTTGGGTGGTTTAACCATTAAACGTAAATTGGGTGACAGTTTCAAAGAAGTAACGGTGCccctaaataaagaaaatttaaaaatcctatTTGTTAatccaatataaaaaattatcatactTATCATCGCCCACTATTATAAATGGCAACTTCTCGTTGAAAGCCAAAcgtgttaatttatttttacgtttCGGCACCACTGCTTGAATACAAATGGCTTTGTATTTGTTAACATTCAAATCGAATACATAAACCTTTCCCTCATTGGTAACGGCTGCAAATACAGTACTGGAATAAGGCGCCCATTTAACATCGCCCACTGCTGAACCTAAATCGAATATAAACAATGGTTCCGGTCTCATATCCTCCCAGATTTTAACACGCCAGTCACCACTGCATGTTATGAATATATTGGAGTTATAACGATTAAAGTCAATTCTGTAAACGGATAGATTATGGGCTCGATAGGTCATCAAGTATTTCGAACTGTAGGCTATGCTACATTTATATATGCAGCCTTCTTCGGTGCCCACCAGAAAAATTTCCTTATCTTGTGGATGAAATTTCATGCAAGAACCACAACTTTTTAAACGTAATTCTGTACCATCTGGTCCTGCCACCAGACCATATTCCAGAAACAATGTAATTATCGTTGTCACCATTAGTTTATTTTGCATTAGTACCCAGTTTAAGGCTCGGCCTCCAGAAGAAACCgaatagaaatttatttcacCATCAGCCATGTCGGGACCCCATTTtatctgaaaaataaatatgtgaaGAGATCAGAatcagaatatttttaattactacaggtttaaattaaaatctatacaaaatttttaactctAACCATCATATATTGGTTTTCAATCACTTACCTCCCATACACATTCAATATGCTTGGCATTGACTCCATCGGAAAAGTACAAAGGTTCTTTATAATTATCCTTTAGATTATAGACCGCCACATTGCCATCATACAGACCAATTGCAATTAGAAACGGATACTTTGGATGAATATCACAACACATAACACCACTTTCGGTCATGACTATAGAAAtattccaatttaaaatttgcaaaactTTCTTAACTCATTAATACTCACTAATATAATCAGGATATGAGGGATTTTTACAAGTGAATAAACAAATTGCACCCTCACTTGGCTGTTTCATAAAATCAtctgtaattaaaaatttttcatcatTTTTGATTTATTCTCTTTTAAAGATTAAACACTCACGTGATCCTAAGCACACCGCAAATAAATCATAATAATACGGATTAAACATAACATCGGTTACGCTCATTTTTTTGGTACGTTCATAGTTGAACTTCCACAAGGGCAACAAAGTACCCTCCGCCTCACGATATTCATCAGCTGGATCTTCCCAGTAGCGATAATCATGCGCTATAtctctataaatattttgattaatcATTCTTTCCAATATTTGCCaagatttcaaatatttcttattgaTTTCCTCTGCCATTAGGGTGCGCACATCTTGTTTGGCTCCTTTGCTGTCATCCTTGCGATGAGCTTTCTTGTCTTCTTTTTTGTCTTTTTCCTTTTGCTGCTTCTCAAAGTCCTCCATATAGCTGTCATAGATGACCCACTGCAACACATTGGCACCATATTGTGAGCGTGGTGGTGGTATAGTTTGGGTTTCAACATtctaaatattacaaataatagttttatgatatttatatttgaaaaaccaTTTGTTTCGTACCCTTTTTGGATTACTAAATGTTAGAGCAGCTCTTTCGCAAAAATTAAACTGATTTATGAGTTTACGTTTTTTACCAGACGTTGGAGCAgcagctgctgctgttgctactTCCGTTACTTCTTCACCTTCTTTTTCAGCTAAATCACCCTCCTCTGCATCTTCTCGCCCTTCTTCCTCTTCTTCTCCCACTTCCTCTTCGCCCTCTGCGGCCTCAGCATTATCAGCTCCTTCCTCGCCTTCTCCCCCGTCACCTTCAGTACTACCTACGGATTTTCGAGGAGCTTCTATCTCTACCACGGAATAACGAGGTGCTGGCAAAGGATAACCTGTaaatattaaaagttaaaataaatgcGTCCACAACATACATATCTGGGGTCTTGTTAAATCCACTACCATAACTGTATGGATATGGATTGTGTACAATTGATATGATCTAAAGCATTCAATTTGAGTATAATGCGCAATAATCTCATTTCGGAATTTCCTAAATACATTCccaaaaaactaattatttagaTTCCTTCAAACACTCTCGGACAGTGCAAAATACTTAGGTTTTATTCTGGAGTGCAAACTATCCTGGAAACCCAAGACCCTAGCAAGAACATCAAAAGCCTTGGCTTCAATGTATGTCTGTAGGAAGGGCATAGGTACGCAATGGGGTATTAGACCCCGGTATGTGAATTGGCTATTTGAAGCGGTGACTAAGCCGGAATTATTCTAAGGAATAGCATGCTCAAATTGCATGCTATTCGAAAAGGTTTTAAGGAGAATATCAATCCTAACAACAGGAGCCCTAAGAACGACTGCAACTAAACTGGATCACTGTGGATCTAATGGTCAGCAAAAGTGAATTCACTAAGGCCTTCAGGTTTAATGAGATTGGTACATGGAAACATGGATCATACAGATAATATCGAATATTGTACTCTACTATCGAGAAACTTTGGTTTCTTAATTTCATACAACATGGAATGAATGGATGTACCTTCACTCTTCACAACCAGTCTCTCAGTCTATACGGACTGCTCTAGAAGGAGAGATCGAATTGGCGTAGCTGTCTACATTTAGGAATATGGAATTAGATTATCTTTCAGAATTTCAAATGGATGTAGTATTATTCAAGCTTCAATATCGGCTATTAAAAAAGCGGCTAACTGGTtcagttataacaagatatcagACAGGGGTACTCAAGACCCAATAAAATCTCTGACATGTGTGTACACAACATCGAACatagtccaggaatgccgggcatccttaaaTAGGATGGCAAGACATTCAACAATCGTACTCATTTGGTTACGAGGAAACTGCGATATTTTAAGCAATTGTGTTGCTGATGGACTAGCGAAAAAATACGGAGACATAGACTTCTGATACGGGATTCCGTTATCTAAATGCAAGCAACGAATTAGTAActtttactatgagctcgctcagtCAAGATGGGACTGAGAACCCACCTGAATGACTACCACAATTAAGAAGAGGATGGgaccatttttcatcttctttgtaactgcccggcattaggagatctgcGCATCAGGATTCTGTGACATCATTCTCGCAATAGTCATTCTGAACTCTCGGACATGAAGTTGGAATGTATCAATGTCTTTATTAGAAATAGCTATTGGATACTCACGCCAGACACGGAAATCTCTATGGGGTGACCTAGCATCCGTCAATCCGTACACAAATCTCCTTAATTCTCCTCATCTGACCTCttcttctatatttttttgttttctatacctTTACTCTATCTGACTTCACAGTTCTCTTTTCAtttctccttaaatttatttttatttgttgacgctaataggaaatgtgtactaaatcttcggaaatttaccatttttgaattcttaaggctctatctttatgcaattattttatatcttttacgaaacaTTGTCAAattctataattttctataaaataaatcaatatttttaaagaaaaaccgAAACCTGTGGAGTTTACCGGTTtttggtttcggttttggatactctaaacCTAACCTCATTCAGAgacttttatttgaattgaattcattCAACGTTGAACTAATTCATAACCGAATTCATTCAATctttgaattaattattttttttaactcaaatCAAATCCACGAATCAGCTGGTTTCAGTAATTtgtcaataaaaaacaaacaaaagaaaatgtcaaaattgttGTGATTTGAAAagagagacaaatatatttcacactAGTTgcctactgaaaattttattatttctctcGCTCTGCAAATCACAACCATTGAAAATTGTGCCTTCAACAGAcattaaaattacattaaaattgtataaggacccaaaatatcAACGACAATTACATTGaagtgttacaaacggaatgacaaaatcaatacatACCTATTTCCCCACTTTCatccatttgaatttttgcctCTTCAGAATCTATATGCAATGAGGTTCCCTCATATCTAAGCAATGTAACCGTATTGCCGGCGGGAGGTAtctgtaattttaaataattgatttcaataaaaatcaaGGTAATCTTATTGAAAAAAACTTACCGGTACAAAGGCTTCATCTTTGAAACTATACACCACCAAATTGTGTATCACATTGGTGTTGGTGGGTGTTAAAACTTTTGTAATCTCCTCTCCTAATTCGGCCTCAGTTAAATCTAGTTGATCTTCAGGTTTTAAAAGTTGACGCGATTTTACCCAAGCATCGAAATCATCGGCATCGCCACCACCAGCTTCGGCGCCCGATGATTTAGCTTGTTTGCTAGAAGCACGATTTAGCTATATAGAAAAGGaagttaaaaaagaatttttgatatctaaaattataattagAAATAACCACTATTGCAAAACAAGTGCACTTTAAACTCACCATTTgttagaagaaaaaaactatactaaatatcaataaatttactacaatattttttaacaaatacccTTAAATACTACTCTAGATActattaaaaatgtgttaattaatattaaaaaataggtACAAGAACTATGAAAATGTGTTTA
Proteins encoded in this region:
- the LOC135960715 gene encoding dynein intermediate chain 2, ciliary: MHSAAKKKVEVGNSRSASGAAGDKVSRLRGKALNRASSKQAKSSGAEAGGGDADDFDAWVKSRQLLKPEDQLDLTEAELGEEITKVLTPTNTNVIHNLVVYSFKDEAFVPIPPAGNTVTLLRYEGTSLHIDSEEAKIQMDESGEIGYPLPAPRYSVVEIEAPRKSVGSTEGDGGEGEEGADNAEAAEGEEEVGEEEEEGREDAEEGDLAEKEGEEVTEVATAAAAAPTSGKKRKLINQFNFCERAALTFSNPKRNVETQTIPPPRSQYGANVLQWVIYDSYMEDFEKQQKEKDKKEDKKAHRKDDSKGAKQDVRTLMAEEINKKYLKSWQILERMINQNIYRDIAHDYRYWEDPADEYREAEGTLLPLWKFNYERTKKMSVTDVMFNPYYYDLFAVCLGSHDFMKQPSEGAICLFTCKNPSYPDYIIMTESGVMCCDIHPKYPFLIAIGLYDGNVAVYNLKDNYKEPLYFSDGVNAKHIECVWEIKWGPDMADGEINFYSVSSGGRALNWVLMQNKLMVTTIITLFLEYGLVAGPDGTELRLKSCGSCMKFHPQDKEIFLVGTEEGCIYKCSIAYSSKYLMTYRAHNLSVYRIDFNRYNSNIFITCSGDWRVKIWEDMRPEPLFIFDLGSAVGDVKWAPYSSTVFAAVTNEGKVYVFDLNVNKYKAICIQAVVPKRKNKLTRLAFNEKLPFIIVGDDKGTVTSLKLSPNLRLMVKPPKKQMYLDQTTLQIQKLEKLLSLVRELPEGAIVKDTTTTVQS